DNA from Neoarius graeffei isolate fNeoGra1 chromosome 17, fNeoGra1.pri, whole genome shotgun sequence:
tgttgtggaaggacctgaagcgagcagttcatgtgaggaaacccaccaacatcccagagtttaagctgttctgtacggaggaatgggctaaaattcctccaagccggtgtgcaggactgatcaacagttaccggaaacatttagttgcagttattgctgcacaagggggtcacaccagatactgaaagcaaaggttcacatacttttgctactcacatatgtaatattggatcattttcctcaataaataaataaccaagtataatatttttgtctcatttgtttaacttggttctctttgtctacttttaggacttgtgtgaaaatctgatgatgttttaggtaatttatgcagaaatatagacaattctaaagggttcacaaactttcaagcaccactgtatgtttttaacttgcatttatggatgcagtaatgaactgttttcacagacaatggttttctgaaatgttcctgagcccatacagtgatttccactacagacgtttctgcttttaatgcagtgtcacctgagggcctgaagatcacaggcatccagtgtcagttttcagcattgtctcttgcatacagagatttctccagattctctgaggcttttcatattatgtaccatagatgatgtgatccctaaattctttgcaattttacattgaggaacattattcttaaattgttgcactgtttgcccacgcagtctttcacagagcagtgaactcatccccatctttacttctgagagactccgcctctctgggatgctctttttatactcagtcatgttactgacctgttgccaattaaactaattaggatttttttttttaagcactgcacaactttttcagtcttttgttgcccctgtcccaacttttgtgaaacatgttgctgacatcaaattcaaaatgagcatatatttttcaaaaaacaataaaatttctcagtttcaatatttgatatgttgtctttgtattattttcaatgaaatatagggtttctatgatttgcaaatcttcacattctgttttttatttgttttacacagtgtcccaacatttttggaactggggttataAAGTGAAGCTAGTAATATGCGCCTTCATAGGTTTGAAATCATTTGCCAGAGGTTGTAAAACAAGATAGGATCATTTGCTGATGTGTCAGCATGATCGACAACTGTATGgcatcaatatatatatattacaaacaaaattaaaatccAGAATACCATATATTTGAAAAATGGAGATCAAATCCCAAGGCAGGCTTTATGGAGAAATTGCTACACATATACAATATAGTTGCCGTATATTACTTAGTATTTAATAATGTGTTTTTTCAGAATACTTTAAAAATGAAACAAACCAGCTTATTTTCTGGCTTGTATTATTTAAATCCAGTTTGTATAAATTGTATATGTGGGGGATGAAATAATGAATTTAAAATAAAGTATGACTGGTGCCTCCAAACCTTTGAACAGTTTTGTACATTTACAAATTCTGCACTTATTATATCAGTATGATACTTGCATATTAACTTGGCAATTTGGAAAAATTGCTATTTAGAAAAATAATCTCTTTGGGGTTCTTAGAGACAGTGTGTGACTCTAAGGTGACAGACAAACATCAGACAAAACAATGCAATAGTGTTATTGTCTTAGCTATCAGTCCAGTGGGACCCTATGCTGCTGAGGCCCATCTGATACTGGTACACCGGCTCTCTCGATGATGTTGGGCTTTGGGCGGGGTAGGCTGAGAAATCCCTGTGGACTCTCAGAGGTGACCCAGGCTTCCTGTGGTACAGTGGCAGATGGGCTGATCTGTCACACGAGGAAGCACCAGAaggggaggaggaagaagaagaagaggaagactgTACTGATGGCAAAGCCCTCTGTGTACCAAAAGACACCAGGTCTGGAACCTGAGGTGCAGGCTGTGGCCGTTGCATAGATACCGAGTGGTGGGAGACGATGGATGCAGTGTTGGCTGTGCTTGTTAAGTGAGCACTGAAGGACTGGTAGGGCACAGCCTCAACAGTCTGCATACCATAGCGAGGATATGGCTGCACTGATGCCCACATGTTGCAGTTCAGGGAGGGTGGAGGCATGTCCTCAGTACCGGCTACACCTAAGGCTCCAGCCTCACCATCCATACCTTCATACATGCAGGCCTCTCTAGAGCCCAGTGTGTCACCACAGTATGGGTGAGACAGTAAAGAGGGTTCATAGGAGGAAGGGGAGCGGAAGTAGTGCTCCTCTGAAACAGCCGAGGGTGCCGCGTCAAGGTAGGGTCGCTTACAGCCTAGCTCCAAATGCCTGTTGTTATCTAGAAATAGGGGCAATTAAGACACAGAGAttacaaaattattttttttaaatgtgtattAACGTTTGGAAGAACCTGGCAGTGAACTAATAGTGAAATATACTGTATCTCCATACTGCTAAAAATATATAACACATTTTACCAAACAATATACTGTAGTACCTCTATGCTTGAAGCAATGATAAAGCAGACTGGACTCTCTGCCAGAAGGAAATGGGTTGGATAAAGGCTCCTGTGGGTCAGAACTGGATAGCGCAACCCCACTATCATACTGATAATGAGAGTGGACTTGCGGGTGGCCACTCAGGACCCCTGCACTGAACTTTCCAGCCAGATGGGTGTGTGATGTGATAAGTCGTTGCCGTGCCATGTTTTTGGAAATCACTGGATAGTCTTTCCTGGAAACATGTATTCAAATTCAGAAACATATTTATATAGggttatttttattctatttgtacattttattcactggtatgtcagggtttttttaattatttttaatgtaCCCACCCCTGGAGTCTGGACACTCGGAGGTCTCCTTCATCACTACCACGAAAACCTTTGGCAAAGGGATTGTTCTCAATCTTTAACTGGGTAATCTACAAAAACAAGATGGCTTCAGACTcatataactttttttatttgggACGTAATTATGCATCACATCAAGTTAACATCTGGTGCATGTTTTTGATATCCTTTGCCCTGTGATTTTGAATGTGACCTACGTAGTGTTTACCTTATGGTTTTGATAGGATGTCACGGAGATAAATGAGGTTTCATGAAACACATGGGTGCAGTAGGCCGTGTTCTTCGAACCAAAGGCATTGTTCTCATCCGCTTTGACGATGTGCAACCTGGGCTGGTATTTGTGCATAGAGTTCAGGATGATCTGGGAGTAGAAATACATTGTCATAAGTGTAACCTAAATAAAGAGTAGAGTGTTAATTTTTGTGGCTCTTGATCATTCATATATGACAGACTGTGAGGTATAGTGTTATCACTGCAAGTTGGAAGGGTAGCTAGAACAAACTCTACACTGGGTAGGACTCCACCTGTAGGTTATGATGTAGCAGTTATTGGAATATTATTAAGATTTTATATGTATAACATTTTAAATAACAGGTGGTTGTCAAGCATGTTGTAATTATGTGATAAATACTGATTAACAGCTCATTTGTGGTACGTACAGAAATTACCTAGCTATCGCAATAATAAACAgtataattttatttataaataatgttATGTAAATACTTAAAGATGTTTTAGCTTAGTTACTAGTAGTACAGTGATTTAGGATAGTCATTAAAATAATAATCAGCTCTCCGTGGGGCAACCATTTCATTGTTTAccctcacactgcaaaaaattgtcttagcaagtgaaaatatcttgaaaatacactaccgttcaaaagtttggggtcactttgaaatttccttatttttgaaagaaaagcactgttcttttcaatgaagatcactttaaactaatcagaaatacactctacacattgctaatgtggtaaatgactattctactgtagctaaattctactaaatgtgtggtttttggtgcaatatctccataggtgtatagaggcccatttccagcaactttcactccagtgttctaatggtacaatgtgtttgctcattgcctcagaaggctaatggatgattagaaaacccttgtacaatcatgttagcgcagctgaaaacagttgagctctttagagaagctataaaactgaccttcctttgagcagattgagtttctggagaatcacatttgtggggtcgattaaatgctcaaaatggccagaaaaatgtcttgactatattttctattcattttacaacttatggtggtaaataaaagtgtgacttttcatggaaaacacaaaattgtctgggtgaccccaaacttttgaacggtagtgtagttgaaacgatctagcatttctgattagaagaatacaagacaccaattctgagattattaaacctagttctagattgcaaccaattgattctaagatgtcttatcaagtaaaaatatctgtccatgcagcaagataatttcactagtattaagtaatttgctcctcaaattcagttttcaatttttggcAGTGCACTCGCACAATACTGGCCAATGAGAATTACTATAGCCACTTGTGGTGACTTAAGTTGAAATTAGAATGGTATCTGCTCTGCTCCCGTACTGTCATGGCACCTCTCTGCAGTATGCTGTggtaataaatgttttttttaaacaccatttAGCTGTGTTCAGCATTTAGTATAATTGTATAAATTCTACAAAATGTGTTTTTGACTTGAATTTGTGTAAAATATCAAGCAAAGAGTTTCAAATATACTCAAACTCAGAAATGACCTCCACAAGTTCAATAAAAATGTAATGGTGAGGAAAACTTCACTGTAATGTTGAAATTTATATATATGATCAAGTGCAATAGAAAACAGCTATTTGATAGTTCCATATAATTTTGAATGATCTATAAATGAATGTCCAGGCTCTTTTGCACTATTTTGCATTGTAAGTAatctaattagtgtgtgtgtgcgtgcgcagatGTGAAAGGTGGTAGGCCACTCTGGCACCAGACTGCTTAGAAGAGCCGTTTGTTGGATGCTCATTGGAGCGTTAGTTCAGGGTCAAACACAGCACAGCTGTGTCAGGGCCAATGAGCATCAAAGTCAAGTCATCACTTTTATTACACAGACTCCCTGAGATTTTCCCTTCAGATGAGTCACAAAATCTAGTGTGTAGAGAGTGACCTTAGGTCAACCTGAGTGTCCTACTAATCGCACACTCACTCTTGCAAAAACAGACAGTAGCAACCAATTCATTGACTCAAGCATGCCAGTGGACATGTGACCCTTGGCCTGCTGGCTTGAGGTAATAATGTGATACAAGTTGCAGCATGAGATGCAGTGACAAACCTGGGTAAGTCTCTGTGATTACTCCTTCTCTTTTCATCTGGCTTCAGGTTTCCATTTTGAGCTTGTATCAGTGCTTAAACTACAGTACAATACCCTCTTAAAGTACTGGAATAGCAAGActgattcttttgtttttgttataCACTGAAGACGTTTGGGTTTGACATTAAAAGATGAATATTAGACAATAGAtcggaatttcagctttcatttcctgatatttacattttGTTTTAACTCAGCAacttttcaagtgatcaaaaatagtGGAGCATTTACCTGACAGGTATTGCTTGTTGCCATTATGAAGCTGAGATAAAAGGGGAAATCAAGTCGTTGCACAAGCATCCATAGGGCAGGGGTGAAAGTATCACAATCCACCGTTCAAAGAATTGTTTGGGAGCAGAATTATAGAGGCGATACTACAAGATGAAAGCCActcagcagtaagaatcagaaggccaATTTGAAATTCACAAaaaaatacagagatgagccacaaaagttctggaaccaagattaacctctaccaaagtgatgaaAAGTATGGAAAAAGAAAAGATTtgctcatgatccaaaatatCAGTCATCTGTCAACCAtggtggaggtagtgtcatggcttgggcttgcatggctgcttctggaacaggctccctaatttttattgatgatgtaactcatgatgtttgcagtagaatgaattcagaagtctacagaaacactGTCTGCTAATTTACAGAGAAATACATCCAATCTAATTGAGTgaaacttcatcatgcagcaagacactcaaaacactatcaaTGTAACAAGGACTTCATCAGTGGGGAAAAGTGTAAGCTTTCAGACCGGTCACCAGACTTTAACCCAGTTGAACACTCATTTCCCCTCTTGAAGaagagactgaagggagaaactcCCAAAATAAGCAACAATTGAAAGAAGCTGTGGTACAAGCTTGGAAAAACTTCACAAATGAAGAATGcaagtttggtgatgtcagtggcATGTTGCAGTTTTTGCAATCAAGAGATATGcagcaaaatctcatctcattatctgtagccgctttatcctgttctacagggtcgcaggcaagctggagcctatcccagctgactacgggcgaaagccggggtacaccctggacaagtcgccaggtcatcacagggctgacacatagacacagaaaaccattcacactctcattcacacctacggtcaatttagagtcaccagttaacctaacctgcatgtctttggactgtgggggaaaccggagcacctggaggaaacccacgtggacacggggagaacatgcaaattctgcacagaaaggcccttgccagccacggggctcgaacccggaccttcttgctgtgaggcgacagcgctaaccactacaccaccgtgccacccatctctagccgctttatcctgttctacagggtcgcaggcaagctggagcctatcccagctgactacgggcgaaaggcggggtacaccctggacaagtcgccaggtcatcacaggactgacacatagacacagacaaccattcacactcacattcacacctacggtcaatttagagtcgccagttaacctaacctgcatgtctttggactgtgggggaaaccggagcacccagaggaaacccacacggacacggggagaacatgcaaactctgcacagaaaggccctcgccggccacggggctcgaacccggaccttcttgctgtgaggcaacagtgctaaccactgcaacagtgctaaccactacaccaccgtgccgccaccgtgccacccatgcagcaaaatctcatctcatctcattatctctagccgctttatccttctacagggtcgcaggcaagctggagcctatcccagctgactatgggcgaaaggcagggtacaccctggacaagtcgccaggtcatcacagggctgacacatagacacagacaaccattcacactcacattcacacctacggtcaatttagagtcgccagttaacctaacctgcatgtctttggactgtgggggaaaccggagcacccagaggaaacccacgcggacacggggagaacatgcaaactccacacagaaaggccctcgctggccacggggctcgaacccggaccttcttgctgtgaggcaacagtgctaaccactacaccaccgtgccgccaccgtgccacccatgcagCAAAATATTAAGTGTAATTTAATTTActttagggtggcatggtgtcacctcacagcaagaaggttctgggtttgagcccagtgtccaacggggggcatttctgtgtggagtttgcatgttctccctgtgtctgcgtgggtttcctcccacagtccaaaggttagagtaggttaactggctactctaaattgcctataggtgtgtgtgcgcgtgtgcgcgcgcgcagaaaggaactggccatcctactcctgcaattctggccaagtcaaccaaacatggtttgcctcaagcccggATCGGGTTCAGCAGTGATGATGACGATGACTTTACTTTAAGACTGTCTGTTCCAATAATTCTGATCACCTACAAATTGGGTggtctgagaaaaaaaaagtttgttttttaaacatatCTAGATGATATATCAGGGGATGCTGAtatttcttcttctggctgctcccattaggggtcaccacagcagatctgttctgcatatttgacaattcctgacacaaccctccccaatctatccaggcttgggaccggcactaagtatgcactgtcttgtacaaccccagaggttgggtattttacctaatctttgatctgcgggggaaaccagagcacctggaggatacCTACATAGGCATGGGGaggatatgcaaactccacaccaaaaggcctccatcagccttggggttcaaacccagaaccttcttgctgtaaggcgacagtgttaacaactacaccaccaatATTTACTGATatttaaatgttaaaattccAATCTATCatttcatattcatcttttgatctcaagccCAATATAGCAAAACCAAAAGAACTGGCCCTGCCATTCCAGtgcttttggaggggactgtatatGCTGCTTATGTTACCTACTTGTTCCatgtaataatacagtaaattccATTTTTCCAAAGTTGTGACAAATTGTTGAAAGCCTATTTCCTGTTTGTACTGTTTTGTCAGGGTCCtgcagtgaatgtggtgtggtctCTTCTGATTGTGTACTCTGTACTAGCTAGGCTGCAGTGGCTCACAGTATGAGAAGCTGTGTGTATCCCTGCTGGTGTGGGCATTAATGCAGCTCAGCTGCCTCGTACTGGCCTCATTACTCGCCCTTATCACTTCCCAGTCCCTCAactaatcctgacagaccaagcctGCATGAATCCGACAGGTTATGAATCTAATGAGTTTGCTTCTGATGTAATGGCTTCAGACAAGCTATCCAAGGGCCCTCTGGGCAGCACTGCCATGGTCACACTCCTCACCTCTGTTCTGGTCTCCCTTCCCCTTTATCTGAGTCTATCTGAATTTAATCCattacatgaacttcacatgaaaTACCTCTGTTCCACCTTCCTCTGTCTGCAAGCATGGAGCAAGTTTTGTGGTTGTAGACTAAATCCAGTATTCCCTTCTGTCTAAACTGGCAACGTTTCATCTGTTTTGTTGATTAGACAAACCTAAGACCATGGTCAAGCCTTTTTTCACTGCTTAACAGTATTTTGTCCCATAACCACAGGTCATCACTTAAGATTTTATAACAATGCAATTGTAACACTTCTTTTAAAATCCCCAGTCTATCTTATAGTTAACCAAGAGATGatcaatacaggtagtcgtcgacttacgacctatgcaacttacgaccaatcgactttacgaccgtctggttatgactggcaagtgtttcccagctgagctagctgagcgtacgacggtttccgccccagctcctgggagcatccagcctctcgccacgtacaacagtttctgccccagctcctggtttatgaaacgagcaaatcctcccgccagcccgagcgctgcaacagctgatgatgacgtagacgacccacagccaagcaccagtgatgccagcggtcactaagttttgtattttgctatgttttacatttgtattttggtatgtttcaaactaaaatgttttctatttttcacacctgtatttcgtattttttgttttgcacatattaaacgaattgtactgtacacagtgtagtatgcagtgtttgacttaaaccaaataatgagccatggtaatgaaataagaaaatgttgataaaataaaactttaagatgattacaatatcattacggggcggcacagtggtgtagtggttagcgctgccgcctcacagcaagaaggtccgggttcgagccccgtggccaacgagggcctttctgtgcggagttttcatgttctccctgtgtccgcgtgggtttcctctgggtgctccggtttcccccacagtccaaagacatgcaggttaggttaactggtgactctaaattgaccgtaggtgtgaatgtgagtgtgaatggttgtctgtgtctttgtgtcagccctgtgatgacctggcgacttgtccagggtgtaccccgcctttcgcccgtagtcagctgggataggctccagcttgcctgcgaccctgtagaacaggataaagtggctagagagataatgagacaatatcattacacatcacaacatacttgcgttcatttaagataggccgacttacgaccagatcggtttacgaccggtcagtagtAACcaatcgtaagtcgacgactacctgtatatgcaGTACTGGTGGAACACTCTTACCTGTGATAAATCACTATAATACATGCCCTCTCTTGGCTTATTTCTTCAGCATATAATAAGTGATAGAAGTCATTATTTTAACACAAACTGTCTCTTACTGAGACCCTAACCCTGTTTATAAATTAGCTGGGGAAATTCCTTAGCGATTCACACTAAGAATGCAAAGGTTAATGCTAGCTTTCTGTAACTgatgtggctgataaattattgaGATAGATGTGACTCCCAAAAACACGCTgtcactggcttttttttttatcttttctttcttttttgactCCCTGTTGCACTATATCACTAAAAGCACTCATTTGATTTCCCACTTGGCCTTCTTCACAATTTTCTGTCATTATTCTTGAGGAGACAGATCAAGCAGTTAAGAAATAATGTTAAAATTATCACAGGAAGTGAGAATTGTTATGAAATAATGTAAATTAAACCAAATGGCTGGAGTATAGCAAGGACTCACTGTATGCGTTGCCTCTCAATGATGAAACACAATGGTGTTATTTCTGTGGAAGGtgtagtatttttttttggcACTTCTGTGATTTGTTTTATATGTATTATATTTCATTATAATAATGGAATAATGTGTTATAATAATGCACATTTTTAGAAAACACTTACATGTCCAAAAGGGTCCAGGTGGTTATTTGTTAATTTTAGCTTCTGAAATGAGACCAGCTGCCTCATCCAGTGAGCTCCTGTTGCAGGAGAGTCAGGGTGGACGTAGAGCCGCCCGGGCATGGCCGGCTCTGCTTTTCCAGCCACCATCCTAAAGAAATGAAAGATTTTATCTGCACTTTAGACAAGACCACAAAGCTGTGGCTTTCAAATAGAGCACTGTTTCATTTTCAGGAATCTCTTGCTGATGGACTACAACCATGCTGTGTCTACAGCAAAGACAATTTTTCAGTGTCACGTTGCTATAGGCTGCCAAAGGAAGTCTTCTACTCAGGACAACATTATAGATTTATCATTGTCATGCTTATGTCCATAGCATTAGAGGAATAATTCCTCAAAACCAGGGTGGCTGTTTTGACTGtaacatcattgttaattatgtgcCTCTAAGGTGTCGCTGAGGAACTCCAGAACCAACATTGGCAAAGACTGAAATCCCAGTCTATCCTGCACATTGCTCGAAGTTGGTCATAAAATGTTGGTTCTCCTGAAGGAATGTGCAGTTTATGGAAAAgaatggttttgtttttgagcatTCAGTATTTTATTCATTCAATAGGGCCAATTGTTCATACATTTCAAGGTTTGCTTTGGTGGCACTGCCAGAGGTTCAGGGTCGCACAGAGGACAAAATATATTACTCTGTTGTTCTTAGCCTGTTAGTTTTGACAGGCTGCTCGCCAGCAACTTGGAATAATTGACTATGTGCTAATGACAATTCCCAGCAACAGCTGACATTAAGCAGTGTCGCAGTAAAGTTGTATGATAATCAGCGTTCCTTTAATGAGCATTTCACTCCAGATTCTGATACAGGAACTTTTTTTTATAGGAACGCTTTAGTTGTAACACACTGATTTTACATTACGATTAAGTAATGGGGACACTAGAGGTGACAAAAACCAGATGTGCCATGATCAAGTCCCTTGCTAAAGATAGATCTGATGTAGACTGATGGATCTACTCATGCAAAGTTTGCAGATGTGAGCATAGAGGAGATTTATGCATGGTTCCTTCTTCAAAGGCAAGAGGATAAACACATAAATAATGTGGACATCTTAAAACAGGGTTATATGCACTAATCTGCAGCCTTGCAAACTAGTTAGTGAACTCGGTTGCCTTGAGGTGCAAGCTACAGTTCAGCCAGCTTTAAAGTTCACAAATACATTTCTACAACAACTTACGGTACGAAAAGGACTGAAGCGTTGAGTAAAACTTTTCTTAATTTCTAGCCAGTTTGGGTTCAAGGGTCAAGGGTTCTTGACTTACCACTTGTTATCGCAGAACTTGTAACGGTGATCATCAGCTGGAACAATGTCGATTAGGAGGATGTACTTCGTTTTTGGATTCATCCCTGTGACTTTTACTTTGTAGCTGGGGAACATCCGCCTCGACACagcaaaaacacatttttttttaatttagagaAAATTAAAGAGTCACTAAGaagtttaacttttttttctttttttttacttgcaACAGTTTATACCAATTGATATAAGGAGTATACAGTGCACACCTAGGTTTGTATCTTTCCATGTTATCTCTTACACATAACAGCAAACTTTTTCTAATGTCACTTGCTTTTATTTGAAcattcatatctcatctcatctcattatctgtagccgctttatccttctacagggtcgcaggcaagctggagcctatcccagctgactatgggcgaaaggcggggtacaccctggacaagtcgccaggtcatcacagggctgacacatagacacagacaaccattcacactcacattcacacctacggtcaatttagagtcaccagttaacctaacctgcatgtctttggattgtgggggaaaccggagcacccggaggaaatccacgcggacacggggagaacatgcaaactccacacagaaaggccctcgccggccacggggctcgaacccggaccttcttgctgtgaggcgacagcgctaaccactacaccaccgtgccgccctgaacatTCATATAAGTTTACTTATCTTTTCTATTTGTCTAGATCAAATCCTTTCCTATGAATCCTCTCTGGAGTTGATTTTATCTTTGAATAGCCTTATGTAAATCACTGCTACTCAGAGGTGTCTCGTCAGCAATGAATACTGACTCTTTGGTTTCACCAAGTGACTCTTTATATGTAAGAACATCAGAGGAAGAGCTTTATAGGGGAATAAGCAGCACGATTGATCAAATAACTACTCTACATCTAGGACACAGAAGATGATTAAATCTCACAGTTACAGTTCTAGTTTGTTGGTCTACCGGCTCTGTGAAATATAGTAGCGACACCAGAAAAGCCAGGATGACAGAGAATATGTTAATATACCAAACTTACCAGTTATACAATGCATCAATGGAGCTACCTTCCATGACCCAtcttgggaagaaaaaaaaacccttcatttCATCCCATGTGCATCAAAGTAAGATGCAAAAGGAACTATTACCCATATAAACCTTAAGTGCTTTTTAATGGTGGCTCAAAAAAGAAAGCAGTTTATATAGCACGCATGTCACTAGCCTCCAAAAGTTCCACCATAGAGCATCAGTTTATCTGGGGCTTCCTTTGACAACAGGTTCAACCAGCAGTCGTACATTTATAACTGTCTCTATATTCTAAATAAATGGCTGCAAAAGTGCAAGCTCTCAACTTTGTGTGCAGGAGTAAAGCTTCAAAGGCCTATGGCTGAAGAGTGGCATGTGAAGGGCAGCCAAGATAACATTAGCTCTAATACCCAGAGCGAGCGCTGGGATTGCAGTGAGGTAAGATCAGTGTCTGGTCCAGACCAAGGTAAGCTCTGTGTCTGGTCCAGAGCTGAAATCCAATCAGGGATATCAAGCTGGATGGGGTAATCCCAGGGAGGTGCTTTAAGCCATAGGACGATCGGAAACAGAGCTCCCTCTAAGCCTGTACTCTGAAGCTGCCT
Protein-coding regions in this window:
- the tbx4 gene encoding T-box transcription factor TBX4 codes for the protein MLQEKASAVADEGVTVAQSSELATDSSHLGLPVAPSIHHNNEVDQNIENIKVVLHERELWKRFHEAGTEMIITKAGRRMFPSYKVKVTGMNPKTKYILLIDIVPADDHRYKFCDNKWMVAGKAEPAMPGRLYVHPDSPATGAHWMRQLVSFQKLKLTNNHLDPFGHIILNSMHKYQPRLHIVKADENNAFGSKNTAYCTHVFHETSFISVTSYQNHKITQLKIENNPFAKGFRGSDEGDLRVSRLQGKDYPVISKNMARQRLITSHTHLAGKFSAGVLSGHPQVHSHYQYDSGVALSSSDPQEPLSNPFPSGRESSLLYHCFKHRDNNRHLELGCKRPYLDAAPSAVSEEHYFRSPSSYEPSLLSHPYCGDTLGSREACMYEGMDGEAGALGVAGTEDMPPPSLNCNMWASVQPYPRYGMQTVEAVPYQSFSAHLTSTANTASIVSHHSVSMQRPQPAPQVPDLVSFGTQRALPSVQSSSSSSSSSPSGASSCDRSAHLPLYHRKPGSPLRVHRDFSAYPAQSPTSSREPVYQYQMGLSSIGSHWTDS